A genomic stretch from Eubacterium sulci ATCC 35585 includes:
- the nusA gene encoding transcription elongation factor NusA (modifies transcription through interactions with RNA polymerase affecting elongation, readthrough, termination, and antitermination), producing MNREFIDALEQLEEEKHIEKGVLLEAIESALLAAYRRNYSTTGNINVDNVRVDIDSETGDISVLSRLEVVEEVMDENREISLDDAREIDARYEIGDAIEFAVTPEDFGRIAAQTAKQVVVQRIREAERSKVYDDFKNRLYEIVTGVVHRKSGATLFVDLGHTEAILPPREQVPGERFEVNDRLKAYIMDVKHSLKGPQIYLSRSHPGLVKKLFELEVPELTDGTVEIKAIAREAGSRTKMTVYTEFENVDPVGSCVGNRGARVQSVVNELDGEKIDVIPWSDEPEELIANVLSPAKVEDVFIVSDSDEEKAALVVVPDYQLSLAIGKEGQNVRLAAKVSGWKIDIKSHSQYYQDEDADGVCDEDMSYEDSADAEVVEVE from the coding sequence ATGAACAGAGAGTTTATAGACGCGCTCGAACAGCTTGAGGAAGAAAAACATATAGAAAAAGGAGTTCTTCTAGAGGCAATTGAGTCAGCATTGTTAGCTGCATATAGGCGCAACTATAGCACCACAGGTAATATCAATGTCGATAATGTAAGAGTTGACATCGATTCAGAGACGGGAGATATTTCCGTTTTATCAAGACTTGAGGTTGTCGAAGAAGTTATGGACGAAAATCGTGAAATAAGCCTTGATGATGCACGCGAGATTGATGCAAGATACGAAATCGGCGATGCGATAGAGTTTGCGGTTACACCAGAGGACTTTGGTAGAATCGCTGCACAGACAGCAAAGCAGGTAGTAGTGCAGAGAATCAGAGAAGCCGAGCGCTCAAAGGTATACGACGATTTCAAGAATCGCCTATATGAGATTGTTACAGGTGTTGTGCACAGAAAGAGCGGAGCAACACTCTTTGTTGACCTAGGACATACAGAGGCAATACTTCCACCTAGGGAGCAGGTACCAGGAGAACGTTTTGAGGTAAATGATAGACTAAAGGCTTACATCATGGATGTTAAGCACAGCCTAAAGGGACCTCAGATATATCTTTCAAGATCGCATCCAGGCCTTGTAAAGAAGCTATTTGAGCTAGAAGTCCCAGAACTTACAGATGGAACGGTTGAGATTAAGGCTATCGCAAGAGAAGCTGGTTCAAGAACAAAGATGACAGTTTACACTGAGTTTGAGAACGTTGACCCAGTAGGTTCATGCGTTGGTAACCGCGGAGCAAGAGTTCAGTCTGTGGTAAATGAGCTTGATGGAGAGAAGATTGACGTAATTCCATGGAGCGATGAACCAGAAGAACTTATCGCTAACGTACTTAGCCCAGCTAAGGTTGAGGACGTATTCATCGTTTCCGATAGCGATGAAGAAAAGGCTGCACTTGTAGTAGTACCTGATTACCAGCTTTCACTAGCAATAGGTAAGGAAGGTCAGAACGTAAGACTAGCAGCAAAGGTTAGCGGTTGGAAGATAGATATAAAGAGCCATAGCCAGTACTATCAGGATGAAGATGCTGATGGAGTTTGCGATGAGGATATGAGCTATGAAGATTCAGCTGATGCGGAGGTCGTAGAAGTTGAGTAA